The Thalassotalea psychrophila genome window below encodes:
- a CDS encoding DNA topoisomerase family protein, which translates to MTKDSKPLFSQHEHALEKAYEVCPECGSELAVKNSKAGAFLGCVSYPTCNYTRPVVEQEKFETQMLAGSQCPKCSSELAVKQGRYGLFIGCSNFPECHHIEEMNQYDDLDVKCPECNKGQLQEKMNRQGKTFYSCDSYPKCKYILNYKPVTEACPKCGWKVMVQRKMSGENVLFCPQKKCSHKIKSLY; encoded by the coding sequence ATGACTAAAGATAGCAAACCATTATTTTCTCAACACGAACACGCTCTGGAAAAAGCCTATGAGGTATGTCCAGAATGTGGCAGTGAACTTGCCGTAAAAAATTCTAAAGCTGGCGCATTTCTTGGGTGTGTAAGCTATCCAACGTGTAATTATACTCGACCGGTAGTTGAACAAGAAAAATTTGAAACACAAATGTTGGCTGGTAGCCAGTGCCCTAAATGTTCTAGCGAACTTGCTGTTAAACAAGGTCGATACGGGCTATTTATTGGTTGTAGTAACTTTCCTGAATGTCATCACATTGAAGAAATGAATCAATATGATGATCTTGATGTAAAATGTCCTGAATGTAACAAAGGGCAACTACAAGAAAAGATGAACCGACAAGGCAAAACTTTTTACAGCTGTGACAGCTATCCTAAATGTAAATATATTCTTAATTACAAACCCGTAACTGAAGCATGCCCCAAATGCGGTTGGAAGGTTATGGTGCAAAGAAAAATGTCCGGTGAAAATGTATTATTTTGTCCGCAAAAAAAGTGCAGTCACAAGATAAAATCATTATACTAG
- a CDS encoding Sua5/YciO/YrdC/YwlC family protein codes for MSSKIQSDIYSSAQEAFEAGGIIAYPTESVFGLGCDPDNQLAVEKLLQIKQRSVSKGLILLASNYSQLLPFIDDSKIPQDKRYTVLSRWPDGITQVVPANSSIAKYLTGEFTTIAVRVTSQPDVVALCKATNKPIVSTSANLAGKEPAKTWLQVEAEFGNTLDFIIKGETLGFAKPSTIINALTGEVYR; via the coding sequence ATGAGTTCGAAAATTCAATCTGATATCTATTCTTCTGCCCAAGAAGCTTTCGAAGCGGGCGGAATTATTGCCTATCCAACAGAATCAGTTTTTGGCCTAGGTTGTGATCCTGACAACCAGTTGGCAGTTGAAAAACTATTACAAATAAAACAGCGTTCGGTAAGCAAAGGTTTAATTTTACTGGCCAGTAACTATTCACAGTTATTACCTTTTATCGACGATAGTAAAATCCCACAGGATAAACGTTACACAGTATTGTCTCGTTGGCCTGATGGTATCACTCAAGTTGTTCCTGCAAATTCTTCTATTGCGAAATATTTAACCGGCGAGTTTACAACTATTGCAGTACGAGTGACTAGTCAACCAGATGTTGTTGCGCTATGTAAAGCGACGAATAAGCCAATAGTATCAACTAGCGCCAATTTAGCTGGAAAAGAGCCAGCCAAGACTTGGCTGCAAGTTGAGGCTGAGTTTGGTAATACTCTCGACTTTATTATCAAAGGCGAAACCTTAGGTTTTGCAAAACCATCAACAATAATCAATGCATTAACAGGGGAAGTATACCGCTAA
- the hemF gene encoding oxygen-dependent coproporphyrinogen oxidase, producing MSQINIEQVIEFLKTLQDQICSALEQADGDAKFVEDLWQREEGGGGRTRVITNGAVIEQGGVNFSTVSGDKLPPSATAHRPELAGRTWQACGVSLVIHPKNPHIPTSHANVRFFIAEKEGEEPVWWFGGGFDLTPFYPVKEDVIHWHQTAADLCAPFGDSIYDEHKKWCDEYFYLKHRDETRGVGGLFFDDLNCWDFDTCLNYIKAVGQGFIDAYVPIINKRKDTPFTEHQRQFQLYRRGRYVEFNLVFDRGTLFGLQSGGRTESILMSMPPLARWEYNYQPEASSQEAELYQHYLKPQRWL from the coding sequence ATGAGCCAAATTAATATTGAGCAAGTGATTGAATTTTTAAAAACGTTACAAGATCAAATTTGTTCTGCATTAGAGCAAGCCGATGGTGACGCTAAGTTTGTTGAAGATCTTTGGCAACGAGAAGAAGGTGGTGGAGGTCGTACTAGAGTAATAACTAATGGTGCGGTAATAGAACAAGGTGGAGTTAACTTTTCAACCGTTAGTGGCGATAAATTACCACCTTCAGCTACCGCGCATCGCCCAGAATTAGCCGGTCGCACTTGGCAAGCTTGTGGCGTTTCTTTGGTAATTCACCCTAAAAATCCTCATATACCAACATCTCATGCCAATGTACGCTTTTTTATTGCTGAAAAAGAAGGTGAAGAGCCTGTTTGGTGGTTTGGTGGTGGGTTTGATTTAACACCGTTTTATCCAGTAAAAGAAGATGTTATTCATTGGCATCAAACCGCTGCTGATTTATGTGCTCCGTTTGGTGATAGCATTTATGATGAGCATAAAAAATGGTGTGATGAATACTTTTATTTAAAACATAGAGATGAAACCCGTGGTGTTGGTGGTTTGTTTTTTGATGATTTAAATTGTTGGGATTTTGATACTTGCTTGAATTACATCAAGGCAGTAGGTCAAGGCTTTATCGATGCTTATGTACCAATTATTAACAAGCGTAAAGATACTCCTTTCACTGAACATCAACGCCAATTTCAATTGTACCGCCGTGGTCGTTATGTCGAGTTTAATCTGGTATTTGACCGTGGAACGTTATTCGGCTTGCAATCAGGTGGTCGTACAGAATCTATATTAATGTCTATGCCGCCACTGGCAAGATGGGAATATAACTATCAACCTGAAGCGAGTAGCCAAGAAGCTGAGCTTTATCAGCATTATTTAAAACCACAGCGTTGGCTATAA
- a CDS encoding acyl-CoA synthetase, with protein sequence MSDKYTNGLGKAVANHQALSPVNFLKRSAELYPNKTAIIHGNERYTYSEYQQNVNRLASALQQHGVKKGTTVTVMAANIPAFLDAHFAVPMLGAVLNSLNTRLDAENLAFILDHAECDVLLTDTAYSEVMKKAVALSSRTPLIIDIDDPQSQGGDRLGELEYQQLLATGDPSFVQPIIEDEWQAMALNYTSGTTGNPKGVVYSHRGAYLNALGNNMIWPLDENAVYLWTLPMFHCNGWCFPWTVTAMAATHVCLRQVEVSAIINSISEHNITHMCGAPIVLNMILNGPEELTQKLTGSVKAMTAGAPPPATVIKGMEKLGFDITQTYGLTEVYGPCVASSWKQEWDHLTSDERAALKARQGIRYPTQEDVDVLDPETMLPVPADAETIGEIMFRGNTTMKGYLKNESATIDAFKGGWFHSGDLAVKHPDGYLEIRDRSKDIIISGGENISSVEVEGVLYRHPAIMEAAVVARKDDTWGETPCAFVSLKPGEHATQSEIIEFCRENMARFKCPKTIVFADLPKTSTGKIQKFILREKVKNLFENIPETA encoded by the coding sequence ATGTCAGATAAATACACTAATGGGCTAGGCAAAGCCGTAGCCAATCATCAAGCGTTAAGCCCTGTAAATTTTCTTAAACGCAGCGCAGAGTTATATCCTAATAAAACTGCAATTATTCATGGCAATGAACGATACACTTACAGCGAGTATCAACAAAATGTAAATCGTCTTGCGTCTGCATTACAACAACACGGTGTAAAAAAAGGCACAACAGTTACGGTTATGGCGGCAAATATTCCAGCGTTTTTAGATGCGCATTTCGCTGTACCGATGCTAGGGGCTGTACTTAATTCTTTAAATACTCGTTTAGATGCTGAAAACCTTGCTTTTATTCTTGATCATGCCGAGTGTGATGTTTTACTGACGGACACAGCCTACAGTGAAGTGATGAAAAAAGCCGTAGCGCTATCAAGTAGAACACCGCTTATTATCGATATAGATGACCCACAAAGCCAAGGAGGAGATCGTTTAGGTGAGCTAGAATATCAACAACTGTTAGCAACGGGCGATCCATCATTCGTGCAGCCAATTATTGAAGATGAATGGCAAGCTATGGCGTTAAACTACACTTCTGGCACTACGGGTAACCCAAAAGGTGTGGTGTATTCTCATCGTGGAGCTTATTTAAATGCGCTAGGTAATAATATGATTTGGCCATTAGATGAAAACGCTGTGTATTTATGGACTCTGCCAATGTTCCATTGTAATGGTTGGTGCTTTCCTTGGACTGTTACGGCTATGGCGGCTACCCATGTATGTCTTCGCCAAGTAGAAGTGAGCGCCATTATTAATTCTATTTCAGAACACAATATTACTCATATGTGCGGTGCACCAATTGTGTTAAATATGATTTTAAATGGTCCTGAGGAGCTTACTCAGAAATTAACCGGCAGCGTTAAAGCTATGACTGCCGGCGCTCCACCACCAGCAACAGTAATCAAAGGTATGGAAAAGCTGGGTTTTGATATCACCCAAACCTACGGTTTAACAGAAGTTTATGGGCCTTGTGTGGCAAGCTCTTGGAAACAAGAGTGGGATCACTTAACTAGCGATGAGCGTGCAGCATTAAAAGCAAGACAAGGGATCCGCTACCCAACTCAAGAAGATGTCGATGTGTTAGATCCTGAAACTATGTTGCCTGTTCCTGCTGATGCAGAAACTATTGGTGAAATCATGTTTCGCGGAAACACTACGATGAAAGGGTACTTAAAAAATGAAAGTGCCACCATCGATGCCTTTAAAGGAGGGTGGTTTCATTCTGGCGATCTAGCGGTTAAACACCCGGATGGTTATTTAGAAATACGTGATAGATCAAAAGATATTATAATTTCAGGCGGTGAAAATATTTCATCTGTTGAAGTAGAAGGGGTTTTATATCGCCACCCAGCGATAATGGAAGCTGCCGTTGTTGCTCGCAAAGATGATACTTGGGGAGAAACACCTTGTGCTTTTGTTTCTTTAAAGCCAGGTGAACATGCTACACAAAGTGAAATCATTGAATTTTGTCGTGAAAATATGGCTCGATTTAAATGTCCTAAAACAATTGTTTTTGCTGACTTACCGAAAACGTCAACAGGGAAAATTCAAAAGTTTATTTTACGAGAAAAAGTAAAGAACTTATTCGAAAACATTCCAGAAACGGCTTAA
- the purE gene encoding 5-(carboxyamino)imidazole ribonucleotide mutase, whose translation MSSTFVAILMGSDSDLPVMQSTIDVLKTFEIDCEVRVRSAHRTPDAAKAYVKDAEERGCKVFICAAGLAAHLAGAVAGMTTRPVIGVPVDNGPLQGHDALLSTVMMPGGIPVATVAIGKAGAKNAGYLAAQILGVADQSIADKVKAERAANAVALLAKDEAMQAKLG comes from the coding sequence ATGTCATCAACATTCGTTGCTATTTTAATGGGCTCAGATTCTGACCTTCCTGTAATGCAGTCAACTATCGACGTATTAAAAACGTTTGAAATTGATTGTGAAGTTCGTGTGCGCTCGGCTCACCGTACTCCAGATGCTGCTAAAGCTTACGTAAAAGATGCTGAAGAGCGTGGTTGTAAGGTATTTATTTGTGCTGCAGGTTTAGCTGCTCACTTAGCAGGTGCTGTTGCCGGTATGACAACTCGCCCGGTAATTGGTGTTCCAGTAGATAATGGCCCACTACAAGGTCACGATGCATTATTATCAACCGTGATGATGCCTGGCGGTATTCCAGTAGCAACTGTTGCAATTGGTAAAGCAGGTGCTAAAAATGCGGGTTACTTAGCTGCGCAAATTTTAGGTGTAGCTGATCAAAGTATTGCCGATAAAGTTAAAGCTGAACGCGCTGCTAACGCTGTCGCACTTCTTGCAAAAGACGAAGCAATGCAAGCTAAATTAGGTTAA